From a single Capsicum annuum cultivar UCD-10X-F1 chromosome 12, UCD10Xv1.1, whole genome shotgun sequence genomic region:
- the LOC107877229 gene encoding 11-beta-hydroxysteroid dehydrogenase A, producing the protein MEFVLDLINKILNTYLPHIATTALIHFMPLYLFLKFLHFIYRSIFTENVAGKVVVITGASSGIGEHLAYEYAKKGARLVLAARRHKSLEQVADMAYWLGSPDVISVNADVSKVEDCQRLIAEAIRNFGRLDHLVSNAAVTPLYMFEDLVEVNNAAPAMDINFWGAVYTTHFAIPHLKETKGKIIAITSSAGYLPAARISFYNASKAALISFFETLRVELGTQIGITIVTPGLVESELTKGKFLTPEGKLEVDQVMRDVEMSVTPILPVEKCTRSIGRSACRGDNYLTEPPWFKTLFIYVLFFPEVVDLFERWFLIPGPRKPATEAPSKILLDVTGLQEYVYPPSALSPHIKVD; encoded by the exons ATGGAGTTTGTCTTGGATTTGATTAACAAAATATTGAACACTTATTTACCTCATATAGCAACGACAGCACTCATCCACTTCATGCCTTTATATCTCTTTCTCAAGTTTCTTCACTTTATCTATCGATCTATATTTACCGAAAACGTTGCCGGTAAAGTTGTTGTTATCACAGGTGCCTCTTCTGGTATTGGCGAG CACTTAGCATATGAATATGCTAAAAAAGGCGCACGTCTAGTTCTTGCGGCAAGAAGGCACAAGAGTCTTGAGCAAGTAGCAGACATGGCCTATTGGCTTGGATCACCAGATGTTATTTCTGTCAATGCTGATGTTTCCAAAGTTGAAGATTGCCAGCGATTAATCGCAGAAGCCATAAGAAACTTTGGTAGAT TGGATCATCTGGTGAGCAATGCGGCCGTGACGCCCCTCTACATGTTTGAGGACCTTGTTGAGGTCAATAATGCTGCACCTGCAATG GACATAAATTTCTGGGGGGCGGTTTATACTACACACTTTGCCATTCCACATTTGAAGGAAACAAAGGGCAAAATCATAGCAATCACTTCATCAGCTGGTTATTTACCTGCAGCCAGAATTAGCTTCTATAAT GCAAGTAAAGCTGCATTGATTAGTTTCTTCGAGACATTGCGGGTAGAACTTGGGACACAAATTGGGATTACGATTGTCACTCCAGGATTAGTTGAATCTGAGCTGACTAAAGGCAAATTTCTAACCCCGGAAGGCAAGTTGGAAGTGGACCAAGTAATGAGAGAT GTTGAAATGAGTGTGACTCCAATATTGCCAGTGGAAAAATGCACGAGATCAATAGGGAGAAGTGCATGCCGTGGAGACAATTATCTAACAGAGCCACCATGGTTCAAGACATTATTTATCTATGTACTTTTTTTCCCCGAGGTTGTAGATTTGTTCGAACGTTGGTTCTTAATCCCGGGGCCACGGAAACCAGCAACAGAGGCACCCAGCAAGATACTTTTGGATGTGACTGGATTACAGGAGTATGTTTATCCACCCTCTGCGCTATCTCCACATATAAAAGTGGATTGA